The following DNA comes from Mya arenaria isolate MELC-2E11 chromosome 11, ASM2691426v1.
TGTTTCTACTGGGCACTGTTGTATGTTTTACAGGGATCTGTCACATGTTTCTACAGCTTATTTTCACATGTTTTACAGGGCACTGTTCCATGGTTTCAGGGTTCTGTCACATGTTTTACAGGGCACTGTTCCATGTTTTTCAGGATTCTGTCACATGGTTTTAAGGGCTCTGTTACATGTTTCTACAGCGCACTATCACATGTTTCTATAGCGCACTATCACGTTTTATAGGGCTCTTTCACATGTTTTTCTGGGCTTTGACACATGTTTCTACAACGCACTGTCACATGTTTTGCAGCGCGCTGTCACATGTTTTTACAGCTCACTGTTGTATGTTTTTACAGTGCACTATCacaagttttaaaataagattttgcaACATGGTCCTTTATTCGTATAATCAAAAGACGTCTGTAACATGTTCGATCAGTACTTACCGTCTAGAGGCTTACTTTATTGCTTATGATCAAAGTgcaactgttttaaaaaaaataccagtaCAGTACCGTCGTTGAGAAATTTGATAAAGGTCTTGTATTACGGTCAATGTAAATATGTACCGGTGACCAGCAACAACTCTAACACGTCTTTAAACGATCTAAGCTCTTATACCTTCATAGTGTATCTTGCCGTCAGCGTTCTTATCCGCACTCTTGAACATCTCTTGCACTTCCTCGCGTTTCATCTTCTCTCCGAGCCCCGTGAGCACGCGCGTCAGCTCCTTCGGATCGATGTAGCCGTTATTGTCCTTGTCGAATAACCGGAAGGAGCTGAGCAGTTCATCATCCGCCGTCTCCTTATTCTTCCGCCAGGAGTCGCAGTAGCGCATCATACAGCGATTGAACTGCTCCCGGCTTATTTCCTGACCTAAGAACAATGAAAGACATAGTCAGAAGACCGTCATTGACCAGCAGGTGTCTTTAATTGCCAAATATTGGATAATATGCTTACTTCTTACTATTTACATAGTTAGTTCATATGATTCTATGCTCTACTAGTACTTATATGATCTGCTTTTGCAGGATTCTATAAGACGAATGGACCAAATACACTTTCTTAACAATAAACGGCAGCACAAGAGACATAACAAAGGATAATACCTTTCTTAACGTTCATCTCATTGAGGATTGTATTGATCTCCTTTTTAGTTGGATTGGAACCGATCACCCTCAGACCCCTCTTTAGCTCCTTCACTGATATTTTCCCGCTCCTGTCCTTGTCAAACGTCACAAAAAGCTCGTCGATCACTGTCGGaagcaaaacatatatttctttataacgATTAAATTCAGCTCGATTTAGTTAGCTCAATTATGCTGACATTTAGGTTAAATAAACTACTAGTCAATGCACTGGGTAGAAACTACTGGTATTCGTTTTAAGAGGCCACACGAACATTACCTGTTTAGGATGGAACGCACGGCCTCCAGTTTGAGGATGGAACGGACGGCCTCCAGTTCGAGAGGCCACACGACTAAACCCCTGTTGAGGATAAAACGCATTGCCTCCAGTTTGAGAGGCCACACGAACATAACCCTGTTGAGACTGGAACGCACGGCCTCCAGTTTGAGAGGCCACACTAACATAACCTGTTGAGACTGGAACGCACGGCCACCAGTTTGAGAGGCCACACGAACAAACCCCTGTTGAGGATAGAATGTACGGCCTTCAGTTTGAGAGGCCACATGAACATACCCCTGTTGAGACTCAACGCACGGCCTCCAGTTTGAGAGGCAACACGAACATACCCCTGTTGAGACTGGAATGCACGGTCTCCAGTTTGAGAGGCCACACGAACAAACCCCTTTTGAGACTTGAACGCACGGCCTCCAGTTTGAGAGGCCACACGAACATAACCCTGTTGAGGATGGAACGCACGGCCTCCAGTTTCAGAGGCCACACGAACAAACCCCTTTTGAGACTGGAACGCACGGTCTCCAGTTTGAGAGGCCACACGAACAAACCCCTGTTGAGGATGGAACGCACGGCCTCCAGTTTGAGAGGCCACACGAACAAACCCATTTTGAGACTGGAACGCACGGTCTCTAATTTGAGAGGCCACACGAACATACCCCTGTTGAGACTGTAACGCACGGCCTCCAGTTTGAGCGTCCACACGAACAAATCCCTGTTGAGACTGGAACGCACGGCCTCCAGTTTGAGAGGCCACACGAACATACCCCTGGTGAGATTGGAACGCACGGCCTCCAGTTTGAGAGGCCACACGAACATTACCGGTTGAGACTGGAACGCACGGCCTCCAGTTTGAGAAGGAACACAAACATACCCCTGTTGAATATGGAACGCACGCCCTCCAGTTTGAGAGGCCACACGAACATTACCTGTTGAGACTGGAACGCACAGCCTCCAGTTTGAGAGGCCACACGAACAAACCCCTTTTGAGACTGGAACGCACGGCCTCCAGTTTGAGAGGCCACATGAACAAACCCCTGTTGAGGATGGAACGCACGGTCTCCAATTTGAGAGGCCACACGAACATACCCCTGTTGAGACTGTAACGCACAGCCTCCAGTTTGAGAGGCCACATGAACAAACCCATGTTGAGACTGAAGCACGGCCTCCAATTTGAGAGGCCACACGAACATACCCCTGTTGAGACTGGAACGCACGGCCTCCAGTTTGAGAGGCCACACGAACATACCCCTGTTGAGGCTGTAACGCACGGCCTCCAGTTTGAGAGGCCACACGAACATTACCGGTTGAGACTGGAACGCACAGCCTCCAGTTTGAGAAGGAACACAAACATACCCCTGTTAAATATGGAACGCACGCCCTCCAGTTTGAGAGGCCACAGGAACATTACCTGTTGAGACTGGAACGCACAGCCTCCAGTTTGAGAGGCCACACGAACAAACCCCTTTTGAGACTGGAACGCACGGCCTCCAATTTGAGAGGCCACACGAACATACCCCTGTTGAGACTGTAATGCACGGCCTGTAGTTTGAGAGGCCACACGAACATACCCCTGTTGAGACTGTAATGCACGGCCTCCAGTTTGAGAGGCCACACGAACATACCCCTGTTGAGACTGTAATGCACGGTCTCCAGATTGAGAGGCCACACGAACTTACCCCTGTTGAGACTGGAACGCACGGCCTCCAGTTTGAGAGGCCACACGAACATTACCTGTCGAGACTGGAATGCACGGTCTCCAATTTGAGAGGCCACACGAACATTACCTGTTGAGACTGGAACGCACGGCCTCCAGTTTGAGAGGCCACACGAACATTACCTGTTGAGACTGTAATGCACGGCCTCCAGATTGAGAGGCCACACGAACATTACCGGTTGAGACTGGAACGCACGGCCTCCAGTTTGAGAAGGCACACAAACATACCCCTGTTGAGGATGGAACGCACGCCCTCCAGTTTGAGAGGCCACAGGAACATTACCTGTTGAGACTGGAACGCACAGCCTCCAGTTTGAGAGGCCACACGAACAAACCCCTGTTGAGACTGGAACGCACGGTCTCCAGTTTGAGAGGCCACACGAACAAACCCCTGTTGAGGATGGAACGCACGGTCTCCAATTTGAGAGGCCACACGAACATACCCCTGTTGAGACTGTAACGCACAGCCTCCAGTTTGAGAGGCCACACGAACATACCCATGTTGAGACTGACGCACGGCCTCAAATTTGAGAGGCCACACGAACATACCCCTGTTGAGACTGTAATGCACGGCCTCCAGTTTGAGAGGCCACACGAACATACCCCTGTTGAGACTGTAATGCACGGCCTCCAGTTTGAGAGGCCGCACGAACATACCCCTGTTGAGACTGTAATGCACGGTCTCCAGATTGAGAGGCCACACGAACATTACCGGTTGAGACTGTAATGCACGGTCTCCAGTTTGAGAGGCCACACGAACATACCCCTGTTGAGACTGGAACGCACGGCCTCCAGTTTGAGAGGCCACACGAACATTACCTGTTGAGACTGGAACGCACGGTCTCCAATTTGAGAGGCCACACGAACATTACCTGTTGAGACTGGAACGGACGGCCTCCAGTTTGAGAGGCCACACGAACATTACCTGTTGAGACTGGAACGCACGGCCTCCAGTTTGAGAGGACACACGAACAAACCCCTGTTGAGACTGGAACGCACGGCCTCCAGTTTGAGAGGCCACACGAACATTACCGGTTGAGACTGGATCGCACGGCCTCCAGTTTGAGAGGGTACACGAACATTACCTGTTGAGACTGGGACGCACGGCCTACCTGTTGAGACTGGAACGCACGGCCTCCAGTTTGAGAGGGTACACGAACATTACCTGTTGAGACTGGAACGCACGGCTTCCAGTTTGAGAGTGGGTGAactttcaattgaaataaatataataattgaaacACACACTATATACATCGTAATGATTGAGGAGATAGCTCAGTGCTCATACTATTATCTCTCTCAAACAGAACAGTTTCACATCATTATAGACGTTTCAGCCTACAAGCATATTAATTTAAGAGTATTGTGAGCTTCCTGTGACAACGTGGAAACATGGGAACTGTTTTGATGACTCGAGGTTAGGAAATTAGGACAGGGTCGAAGTGTTTTCTAGTATAAAATTCTGGTATCTTCAAACACgtactttctttattttatacatttaaaagcCCATGGTCAAACACTTCTGAATACAACCTCAGATAGAATTCAAATatggtaaattaatataaatttgcCCGATATACACCATTAAATGTACTTAAGCAAACTTtggaatttaaagaaaatgaaaccaATAATTTGTAAAGCAGATAAAGTAAATCATGTAGACCTCTTTACTTACACTTTTTGTCGGCTGCGGTTGTCTGCAATGACAAAAGgcgaacatttataaatatgtatataaaactattttaatagtTGTGATAAGTTTGTCTATAAATAGCTATTCCATATGATCAAACGTCTAGATGGCAGattttttgaaatgtataattAACTCAAATGACAAAATcaataatactgttttattttgcGTTGTAATATTAGATTCCAAAGTTGATTGGCAATGATTAAGTGCtcaaataaaagttttgaaagGGAACAATGCAACGCcaataacaatgttaatgaaAGAGATTGTGTGGCAGAAACTGAATAGAATAGCTTAATAAAgcgacactcgtatttaaaattaatacatgcacatgtataacaaacataaattttgagtgataaaccattaactgcttactaaataatgcatttatggaaaatattaattacatatAACAcgattttaaccgtgtatttaatagctggaaacgcacaaatattaaaagactgatgagtgctaaaagatttacagtgatcaacttcCGCCccatgaggtagaaataccgtgtttctgcacctttgtttcaaattaaacgcgCTATCCTTCAAATGAACCAGTTTTCGATAAATATTGATCCTTTtcggtatatcaaaacaattgtatcaattgtTGTTAATCTTATTTTGGAATAAGAGCGCATCTTTAACTAATACATAATACAGTACATAAATACGAATCATGAAGACTTACCATGTTTTCGCTTGTCCTTTTCCCTAAAAAGTTAAGCTAACACACACAGATAATCTTCCGAGTTCTATGATAATGATGACTCGACtgctattttaacattttatccCCATAAAACACTGATAATGAAATGAAAGTCCGTATCTGGTAAACATatcatacattatttattgtgCATAACTTAAGTGCTATACTGCTAGCGATTTGGACGCCCTATCTTTAGGAGAAGGGAAAACCCGATACCTTGGTAGCATGTATTGATCTTAAATTGAAACCAAACAAAGTCAAGGCCTGCTGTAAAGCAAATGTTTTGATCGATAAGAGATTATGGACGTTGAAGATCTACTTAAGTTCTTGTAAGAATTTCCCATTTAAAGTTTCTTTTCAATCGatttaattcaattgaaaaGAAGTAAGTCAGTTAAATTAATTGTACTTAGAGTAGACAAAATCACCGATCCATAGGTGCCCGTTTCGCATATAAGCCATTGAACCTTACAATCGGGCTCCGCGATCTTGAATGTAAATATCCTATTGATgaattgatgtttatttaaaaaaaaaagaaataagatatTGAACTGAATTCAAATAAAGCAATTCTGCCATAACCTGAGTCTCGCAATACAAGCGACATTAACGTTGTCCCGTGAACGCTGACAACGAAACAAGAAGTGCTTGTAGAAAATGCGCCGATTAATTTGCGTGTATTAACATTAAAAGCTGTCCCCAAGCAAGCCGCTACAGCTTGGCACCGTGACCTCACGAGCCCGAATAAGGTACTGAATCATTATCGCTATATGGGCTTTATAAATTCCTCTTGGCTTTTAAGTCACAAAAGAACGACGGGTACCTCCACCTTCACCATTCTTCCGTGGAAGCGGGTTTGATATTAGAATATTTCACCGTACTCACGTGATAGCGGTTTGCGTTCAGAACCGACCATACTTAGATGGTAGAGCGGTTCGAATTCAGAACCTTTACTATACCTAAATGGTTGAGGGTTCGAATTCAGAATATTCACCATACATACGCTGTTGCGGGTTCGAATTAAGCACCTTCACCATTTAGGTAAGGGGAATGGTTCTGACGTAGTATTTTCAACCACTTCATAATTCTAGAGTAGTAGCGGGTTCAGAGCCCTTCATAATACCTAAGTGGTAGAAGGTACGAATTCAAAACCCTTCACTATACACAAGTGGCAGCGGGTTCGAGTTCAGAACTTTTGCAATGACCGGTTGACAGATACAGCCATGTCGCGTCCATAGCAGTGCAACTATTTGTTGTATTAATTTTTTATAGAAGCAGATTGGGGGCGTGTTTTCTTTATATACTTAATTCAAGGGATACTTtccagataaaaacaaaaacataagttatatgtaaatatgttttatttttttatacaaaatgtcaacaatcagaAGTGTATAATGTCAACAATGAGAAACATATCACATTAAAAATGCATCACATCAGTTTATGTACTCCGACCCACATATAAGCTATTGACCCTCAGAGTTGATGCCTGATGACCTGTTATAATATTCATATCATTTAACTTGTAATTGTTTGCTGCTGATTACTAACATGTTAAATGAATGACCGAAACCATATCCTACACACAATTATTACAGTTTGCCtgtttttgctttgtttcaACTTAAATTGGatgtaaatgacatattttgcaatctttaaaGGGCAAACAACcttgtttgttaaaatagtttagGTGTGTTTTCCTTTTGTTGCACACAAACCCTTTCCAACTATACCAAATAGATGTGCCCTCATCAGGCATCCAAACCTCACATATCTGGGTATCGGATAAATTGTGTCATGGAACTCATCatatgaaatgtacaaacagtACAGATATCAAACAAACCTGTTCGGTACAGAATGCTACATCACAAAGTAGAGTCAAGATCGTAGTCCAGTCAAGAGATAAACGTAATATATTTCTTGATATGCAATTATTagattatattatgtataatctTAACGATTAAGAAGGGCGAAGCCAGCAAGCACTTTTAAGTCATTAAGATGTTACCTAATACGTTCTGCTTGTCTTAGGTTGTTGCCTGTAGGGGCCACGGGACACATAACTATGACGTCATGTATGTTCAGTTGTAAAACCACAAATCTTTACGAGTAAACGAAgcttataaatatcataaaaaatacaaacgtTCACTTTCACAAGGCGTTTTGACATTACAAGTCTTTATCCGGTAAAAACGACTAAgtataatgaaatgaaacaaattatgacgtcatgagATTATTATGCTTGTAAAATAAGATACATACATTTCagaatttgcatatatattgaaatctTGATCCGAATATTTGATACAATATTCATAACATGAATATAAAAAGGTCTTGCgaaaactatgaaaataatatttagagTTGTAAAGGCCTGGCTTACACGTGTGGGTAATGgatcaacaatatattttaaacgcTTTGGTTATAAAAAGGCCTGTACTTCATTTTACCCTGCAACCAATGCCACACTTTACATGTGCAAAACTACATGTTTCTGAATATCAAAGTGGTATCATATCTGTTTGGTCCAGTGCTAAGacagaatatattttgtaacaaaaacattctatgtttttataaattcataaaagcACACATGCATGgctgttattaaatatatcagataggggttattgtaaaaataaatatcataaaacacagATGACCGAGCATAAAAAGGTGTGCTGACTCGGCCTCTAAACCTTATTCACAAGACGACGAATCGAAGCATTTTATCCACCACAGCCACCcccacatccaccaccaccgcagccaccaccaccaccgcagccacctccaccaccaccatcaccgccCCCGCAGCCACCTCCTCCACCGTCACCTCCTCCACCGTCACCGCCACCATAATCGGCCCCTCCGTAATCGCCCCCGCCATAATCACCCCCGCCATAATCGTCCGCACCGGAGAAATCCACGTCTCCTTCGACGCCGGGGTCGTAGTCATTGAAGTCATCACCACCGAAATCCTCGACGTCATTGTCGAAGTTGTCACCGACGTCATTGTCGCCGTAGTCGTTGTAGACGTTGACGTCGACATCAACGTCCATATCGTAGTCGCCGTATCCCCAGCCGAACCCAGGATGGTAGCCCCAGCCCCACCCCCAACCCCAGCCCCACGGAGACCCGAATCCATAGCCAAGAGCAGCACCCACTAGCAATcctgaataaaacaaacacattatgtAAGACGACTGCTTATTATTGTTTGATGACAATTAACCCCAGGGAATCGAGTTTCGCTATACTTTGCATTGTTTCACTCACTATACTTGGGcagttttaaattcaaaatgatgaTGCATGCAATGTTATTAAAAACGTAGGCACTTCATCATGTTACGCATAggataatttcattatttaagagtgacaaatatctctttttaaataaagattgcAACATTCAGTTCACGAAAATCA
Coding sequences within:
- the LOC128207695 gene encoding neo-calmodulin-like, with the protein product MTTAADKKLIDELFVTFDKDRSGKISVKELKRGLRVIGSNPTKKEINTILNEMNVKKGQEISREQFNRCMMRYCDSWRKNKETADDELLSSFRLFDKDNNGYIDPKELTRVLTGLGEKMKREEVQEMFKSADKNADGKIHYEEFVELFQNKHLEHVKKG